A single region of the Bartonella harrusi genome encodes:
- the fabA gene encoding 3-hydroxyacyl-[acyl-carrier-protein] dehydratase FabA → MTEQKSRYTYEELLSCARGEMFGKGNAQLPAPPMLMIHRITQISETGGEYNKGMVRAEFDVTSDLWFFDCHFIGDPVMPGCLGLDGMWQLTGFFLGWLGEPGKGRAISTGEVKLSGMVTPQTKLLEYGIDFKRIRRGNLVLGIADGWVKADGEAIYKASDLRVALFKED, encoded by the coding sequence ATGACTGAACAAAAGTCTCGCTACACTTATGAAGAACTTCTAAGCTGCGCTCGCGGCGAAATGTTTGGTAAGGGTAATGCACAATTACCTGCACCACCTATGTTAATGATTCATCGAATCACTCAAATTAGTGAAACGGGTGGTGAATACAATAAAGGAATGGTTCGTGCCGAATTTGACGTTACTTCAGACCTATGGTTTTTTGACTGTCACTTTATAGGTGACCCAGTTATGCCAGGATGTCTCGGTTTAGATGGTATGTGGCAATTAACAGGTTTTTTTCTCGGTTGGTTAGGAGAACCAGGAAAAGGAAGAGCTATCTCAACAGGAGAAGTAAAATTATCAGGTATGGTAACCCCGCAAACTAAACTTCTTGAATATGGGATAGATTTTAAACGTATCCGACGTGGAAATCTGGTCTTAGGAATAGCAGATGGGTGGGTAAAAGCAGATGGAGAAGCCATCTATAAAGCAAGTGATTTACGTGTTGCTTTATTTAAAGAAGACTGA
- the irrA gene encoding iron response transcriptional regulator IrrA: MTVSADNVSLNEGQQSVKDCEKVVGYYSMLMLERCLRQNGLRPTRQRLQLANMIFSQGNRHIAAEELYEEAIALGVPVSLATVYNTLHQFTEAGLLRIIAVEGSKTWFDTNTSDHYHFYIEGENRILDIPCNLEEAPIIANLPQPPEGMEISHVDLIVRLKPKN; the protein is encoded by the coding sequence ATGACAGTGAGCGCAGATAATGTGAGTTTGAATGAAGGGCAACAGTCTGTAAAAGATTGTGAGAAGGTTGTGGGTTATTATTCTATGCTTATGCTAGAAAGATGTTTGCGTCAAAATGGTTTACGGCCAACACGCCAGCGATTGCAACTTGCGAATATGATTTTTTCTCAAGGGAATCGCCATATTGCTGCTGAAGAGCTCTATGAAGAGGCAATAGCGTTGGGTGTGCCTGTGTCTTTAGCAACGGTTTATAATACGCTTCATCAATTTACGGAGGCGGGGTTATTACGGATTATTGCTGTAGAAGGTTCAAAAACTTGGTTTGATACCAATACATCTGATCATTATCATTTTTATATAGAAGGCGAAAACCGTATTCTTGATATTCCTTGCAATTTGGAGGAGGCTCCGATCATTGCAAATTTGCCTCAACCGCCTGAAGGTATGGAAATTTCTCATGTTGATCTGATTGTTCGGTTAAAACCAAAAAATTAA
- the fabB gene encoding beta-ketoacyl-ACP synthase I, whose protein sequence is MRRVVVTGMGIVSAIGNNPKAVLTSLYEAKSGISYAPQYAELGFRSRVYGKPDINIEELVDRRALRFHGRGTAWNHIAMDQAIIDAGLELHEVSGERTGIIMGSGGPSTQSIVAAADITRQKGPKRIGPFVVPKAMSSTASATLATFFKIKGVNYSISSACATSNHCIGNAYELIQYGKQDRIFAGGCEDLDWTLSVLFDAMGAMSSKYNDTPQKASRAYDINRDGFVIAGGAGVLVLEELELAKARGAKIYGEIVGYGATSDGHDMVAPSGEGAERCMRMALATVNNKIDYINPHATATPVGDPPEIEAIRRVFGEGDQCPPISATKSLTGHSLGAAGVQEAIYTLLMMNHNFICESAHIEELDPAFSNMPIVRKRRDHQQLNTVLSNTFGFGGTNATLVFQRYV, encoded by the coding sequence ATGCGTCGAGTTGTTGTAACTGGAATGGGAATTGTCTCCGCAATTGGAAATAACCCTAAAGCTGTTTTAACCAGTTTGTATGAAGCAAAATCTGGAATTTCTTACGCACCACAATATGCCGAATTAGGCTTTCGTAGCAGAGTTTATGGAAAACCTGATATTAATATAGAAGAATTGGTTGATCGGCGTGCTTTGCGTTTTCATGGACGTGGTACAGCTTGGAATCATATCGCCATGGATCAGGCAATCATTGATGCGGGTTTAGAACTTCATGAAGTTTCCGGTGAACGCACAGGTATTATTATGGGTTCTGGAGGACCTTCAACTCAATCTATCGTCGCAGCCGCTGATATTACGCGCCAAAAAGGTCCAAAGCGTATTGGTCCCTTTGTTGTACCTAAAGCAATGAGTTCGACAGCATCCGCAACACTCGCAACTTTTTTTAAAATTAAAGGTGTGAACTATTCAATCTCTTCAGCGTGTGCTACTTCCAATCATTGTATTGGCAATGCTTACGAATTAATACAATATGGCAAGCAAGATCGTATCTTTGCTGGTGGTTGCGAAGATCTAGACTGGACGTTATCTGTTTTATTCGATGCTATGGGTGCCATGTCCAGCAAATATAATGACACACCCCAAAAAGCTTCACGTGCCTATGATATCAATCGTGATGGATTTGTTATTGCTGGTGGAGCGGGTGTTTTGGTTCTTGAGGAATTAGAACTTGCTAAAGCACGCGGTGCAAAAATCTATGGAGAAATTGTTGGATATGGCGCGACATCCGATGGACATGATATGGTGGCTCCCTCTGGCGAAGGAGCAGAACGATGCATGCGCATGGCCCTTGCAACGGTAAATAATAAAATTGATTATATCAACCCCCATGCAACAGCAACACCTGTTGGTGATCCTCCCGAAATAGAAGCAATCCGCCGTGTCTTTGGAGAAGGTGATCAATGTCCTCCAATTTCTGCTACAAAATCTTTGACTGGTCATTCTTTGGGAGCTGCTGGTGTTCAAGAAGCAATCTATACACTGTTAATGATGAATCATAATTTTATTTGTGAGAGTGCCCATATTGAAGAGCTGGATCCAGCTTTTAGCAATATGCCGATTGTTCGTAAACGTCGTGATCACCAACAACTTAATACTGTATTATCAAATACATTTGGCTTTGGTGGTACCAATGCAACGCTCGTTTTCCAACGCTATGTGTAA
- the fabI gene encoding enoyl-ACP reductase FabI has translation MKSLMEGKRGLIMGVANDHSIAWGIACQLAQAGAELAFTYQGEAFGKRVQPLAKKLGCKLLLECDVEKIENVDYVFEHLEKEWGTLDFIVHAIGFSDKNQLKGRYVDVTTRENFKRTMVISAYSFTEIAQRAGKLMPNGGALLTLTYGASQQVVPNYNIMGVAKAALEAMVRYLAADFGPQNIRVNAISAGPVRTLAGNGIASARAIFSYQRRNAPLRRTVNIQEIGKSALYLLSDLSSGVTGEIHYVDSGYNIMSMPTLEELKQSEETQGE, from the coding sequence ATGAAAAGTTTGATGGAGGGCAAACGTGGCCTTATTATGGGGGTTGCAAATGACCATTCAATTGCTTGGGGGATTGCCTGTCAACTCGCACAAGCCGGTGCTGAATTGGCATTTACCTATCAAGGTGAGGCTTTTGGAAAACGCGTTCAACCACTAGCAAAAAAACTCGGTTGCAAATTGTTGCTTGAATGCGACGTTGAAAAAATTGAAAATGTTGATTATGTCTTTGAACATCTTGAAAAAGAATGGGGAACTCTTGATTTCATTGTTCACGCCATTGGTTTTTCAGATAAAAATCAACTAAAAGGGCGTTACGTTGATGTCACAACGCGCGAAAATTTTAAACGCACAATGGTTATTTCAGCTTATTCCTTTACCGAAATTGCCCAACGTGCCGGTAAACTAATGCCCAATGGAGGTGCACTTTTAACGCTCACTTATGGTGCTTCACAGCAGGTTGTTCCTAATTATAATATTATGGGCGTTGCTAAAGCGGCTTTAGAAGCTATGGTACGCTATTTAGCGGCGGATTTTGGCCCTCAGAATATTCGCGTCAATGCAATTTCAGCGGGACCTGTGAGAACATTAGCGGGGAATGGTATCGCATCTGCACGTGCAATCTTCTCCTATCAACGCCGTAATGCACCATTGCGCCGTACCGTGAACATTCAAGAAATTGGAAAATCTGCTCTTTACCTACTTTCTGATTTATCATCAGGCGTTACTGGTGAAATTCATTACGTTGATTCAGGTTATAACATTATGTCTATGCCAACACTTGAAGAACTGAAACAAAGTGAAGAAACGCAAGGAGAATGA